The Methanobacterium formicicum DSM 3637 genomic interval TTACACTAAAGACAGAGCTGATGTTAAATGGGAATATATGCCTTGTCCTGGAAAAATTTACGCCGAAACAGGCTAAGAAATCTATCCACCGTTTTAAGAATATCCTTGGGAGTTATAATACTCCTCATCCTGGTGAGTTCTGGGTTGGGAATAAGCAGTGTTATTGAAAAATCAGGAACATCAAATGGAAAGATATTAGGACAACAATCCAACCAGACAGATAATGAAAACGAAACCAGCACTGTAACCACGGCAGTTAACTATTTAAACTCATTTTTAGGAAGTACTTTCACAGAAAACCAGTTATTAAGTCGTTTAGAGACAATTTTAGTTGATTTTGTTTATATTTTAGATGGTTTGGCCAGTATTGCCCTTTTAATTGGTGTTTTGGGTATTATGAATACAATGGGATTCAACCTCTCTGAACGAAAAAGAGAAATAGGACTCCTTAAGTGCATGGGATTTACAAAAAGACAAATTTTTATTAGTTGCACTCTTGAATCCGGTTTACTAGGACTAATAGGATCAATAATTGGAGTGATAATTGGTACTTTAGGAATCTGGCTAATATCTGCCTTTTTAAAACCAGATTTTTTCACCACACTACTTCCATTCTGGCTATTTGTGGGAACCATTGCCATCACCACCATCTTAAGCCTGGTTCTAGGCCTGTATCCTGCCTGGTTCACATCACAAATTAAAGTAGAGGAGGCTCTTCTCTGTGAATACTGAAACACCTATACCCGCTGAAGACTCCATAAACGTGGAAGAGCCCACAAATAGTGAAGACCCCCTAAATATTGAGGATATTCTAATATTTAATGGTGTTAGTAAGGTTTACAGGAAGGGCGGAGTGGAAAAAGTGGCCCTCAACAATTTATCCTTTAAGCTTCATCCCCACACCCACACACTAATAACCGGCTCATCAGGAGCAGGTAAAACATCCTTAATATATCTTGCTGGCCTTATCAAAAAACCCAGTGAGGGTAAAATATATGTTAAAGGAAGTTCAACCAATGATCTAGGAGAATCAGAGCGTTCCACCCTTATTAAAAATGAGATCGGTTTGATTTTTCGACGATCAAATCTCCTACCTTACCTTTCTATTTTAGAAAATGTAATGCTTCCAATGATATCATCAGACCCGAGTAAAGCAGAAGAGTTGTTAGAAAAAGTAGAAATTGAAAATTGGAACAGATTTCCCCGTGATTTATCCATTGAAGAAGAACAGAAAGTTGCCCTGGCCCGTTCTCTGGTAAACGATCCTGCCCTCTTACTTGCTCATGAACCAACTGGAGAACTGGATTGGGAGGAAACTAAAAATTTCATGGAACTTTTAAGAAAAATGGATAATGTTACCCTTCTTATGACCAGTGACCAAAAATCACTTGGCCAATTCTTTCAAAATACCCACGAACTTAAATATGGAATACTTAAACATTTATCCTCGTCTGAATAAACATTTGATTGGGATAAATCTCAGAATACTAGATAAATCTTCAAGATATACAGAATAAGTCTTCAGTTTTCAAAAATTAGATCCTTCAAAAAAAGATCTTCAAAAAAAAGATCCTTACTTATTTTTTCCTTCACTTAAATTCCAAAGATACTTCATTATTCAGTAAGATCACTAACATACACTTAAGATTAACAATACCTACACCAGAATATAAGAAGACGAATGAAAGAGGAGATCATAAATGCAAATAAGGACACATATAACGTTGCCCTTATCCAGTTTTTAAGCCCCTAGTCTTAAGTATTCTTAAATTTTATTTTTGATCCTTTCTCTCGTGTTCCCTAAATTAACATCCATTATTTTTCATATATTAATTCATACTTCATTTCCCTATGCCATTAATGCCCAAGATGGCAATCCATGGCAATCCATGGCAATCCATGGCAATCCATGGCAATCCAT includes:
- a CDS encoding ABC transporter permease, which translates into the protein MGIYALSWKNLRRNRLRNLSTVLRISLGVIILLILVSSGLGISSVIEKSGTSNGKILGQQSNQTDNENETSTVTTAVNYLNSFLGSTFTENQLLSRLETILVDFVYILDGLASIALLIGVLGIMNTMGFNLSERKREIGLLKCMGFTKRQIFISCTLESGLLGLIGSIIGVIIGTLGIWLISAFLKPDFFTTLLPFWLFVGTIAITTILSLVLGLYPAWFTSQIKVEEALLCEY
- a CDS encoding ATP-binding cassette domain-containing protein, with translation MNTETPIPAEDSINVEEPTNSEDPLNIEDILIFNGVSKVYRKGGVEKVALNNLSFKLHPHTHTLITGSSGAGKTSLIYLAGLIKKPSEGKIYVKGSSTNDLGESERSTLIKNEIGLIFRRSNLLPYLSILENVMLPMISSDPSKAEELLEKVEIENWNRFPRDLSIEEEQKVALARSLVNDPALLLAHEPTGELDWEETKNFMELLRKMDNVTLLMTSDQKSLGQFFQNTHELKYGILKHLSSSE